From the Acidobacteriota bacterium genome, one window contains:
- a CDS encoding ATP-dependent DNA helicase — MPDATTTHLRKELHDRFGHSDFRPYQEAVCQRVLDGDDAVLVMPTGAGKSLCYQLPGLMRSGTTLVISPLIALIEDQVEKLNRIGVRADRIHSGRTRDASRSTLKAHLEDRLDFLFVAPERLAVPGFVECLTRRPLALVAVDEAHCISQWGHDFRPDYRLLGDRLQPLREAPVLALTATATPRVRRDIVTQLALKDPGLFIHGFRRNNIAVEFASMKPSERQAVVARNLSDPARRPAIVYAPSRKRAEQVAQSLTDVGGAAAYHAGMDGEDRDRVQADFISGRIDVIVATIAFGMGIDKSNVRTVIHLALPSTVEGYYQEIGRAGRDGMPSRAILLHGWGDRKQHEFFFERDYPPSQEVQKVFQALNSTDQAVEELGQDLSLDPDRIQRCLAILRSHGGVITSFDDVHECTVRRGERDWRPNYEMQREHRAGQLDEMTRLAEGRSCRMLTLIRHFGDQEDSGGACGICDICSPDDTTVLQFRSPDKEERADLLTVMEAVRRRDGSTPGQLQKALFGGRKERRELEQLLAILLRGGWLRETRDSFDKDGRTIEFRRLHAALSKDETDNPEELRVELATVTVKKITPVGDADPGLLQTLTDWRRDEARSRNVPAYCVFPNQALNGLAVARPETPAALGQIKGLGAKRIERYGTRLLEIISGVPRDAMRHRPDAE, encoded by the coding sequence ATGCCCGACGCGACGACGACCCACCTACGCAAGGAACTTCACGACCGATTCGGCCATTCCGATTTTCGCCCGTACCAGGAGGCGGTCTGTCAGAGGGTCCTCGACGGCGACGACGCCGTGCTCGTCATGCCGACCGGCGCCGGCAAGTCCCTGTGCTACCAGCTGCCCGGCCTGATGCGATCGGGGACGACCCTCGTCATCAGTCCCCTCATCGCACTCATAGAAGATCAGGTTGAGAAACTGAACCGGATCGGCGTCCGGGCCGATCGCATCCACTCCGGCCGGACAAGAGACGCGTCGCGCTCGACACTGAAGGCCCACCTGGAAGACCGGCTGGACTTCCTGTTCGTCGCCCCCGAGCGTCTGGCGGTCCCCGGCTTCGTCGAGTGCCTGACCCGTCGTCCGCTTGCCCTGGTCGCCGTAGACGAGGCCCACTGCATCTCCCAGTGGGGTCATGACTTCCGACCGGACTACCGTCTCCTCGGCGATCGACTCCAACCCCTTCGCGAGGCGCCGGTCCTGGCCCTGACGGCGACCGCCACGCCGCGGGTCCGGCGGGATATCGTCACGCAGCTCGCGTTGAAAGACCCCGGACTGTTCATCCACGGGTTCCGCCGGAACAATATCGCCGTCGAGTTTGCCTCGATGAAGCCATCTGAAAGGCAAGCGGTCGTGGCCCGCAATCTGTCCGACCCAGCCCGTCGACCGGCCATCGTCTACGCACCCAGCCGGAAACGCGCGGAACAGGTGGCCCAGTCGCTGACCGATGTCGGTGGGGCAGCGGCCTACCACGCAGGGATGGACGGGGAAGACCGAGACCGGGTTCAGGCCGACTTCATCTCGGGCCGCATCGACGTCATCGTCGCGACCATCGCGTTCGGGATGGGCATCGACAAATCAAACGTACGAACGGTCATCCATCTTGCCTTGCCATCGACCGTCGAGGGTTACTACCAGGAGATCGGGCGCGCCGGTCGAGATGGCATGCCCTCGCGAGCGATCCTCCTGCACGGTTGGGGAGACCGCAAGCAACACGAGTTCTTCTTCGAGCGGGACTACCCACCGTCTCAAGAGGTACAGAAGGTTTTCCAGGCCCTGAACTCGACCGATCAGGCCGTCGAGGAACTTGGCCAGGACCTTTCGCTGGACCCGGACCGAATCCAGCGTTGCCTTGCGATCCTGCGGTCTCACGGCGGAGTCATCACATCGTTTGACGACGTCCACGAGTGTACCGTGCGCCGCGGCGAGAGGGACTGGCGACCCAACTACGAGATGCAGCGCGAGCATCGCGCCGGACAACTCGACGAGATGACCCGTCTGGCCGAGGGTCGATCCTGCCGGATGCTGACTCTCATTCGGCATTTTGGCGATCAGGAGGATTCGGGGGGCGCCTGCGGAATCTGTGACATCTGCTCCCCCGATGACACCACCGTTCTGCAGTTTCGGTCTCCCGACAAAGAAGAGCGGGCCGACCTGCTGACCGTGATGGAGGCGGTCCGGCGACGGGACGGATCGACACCCGGCCAACTCCAGAAGGCGCTGTTCGGTGGCCGTAAGGAGCGTCGAGAACTCGAGCAGCTCCTTGCCATTCTCCTGCGAGGTGGCTGGCTCCGAGAAACCCGCGACAGCTTCGACAAGGATGGACGGACGATCGAGTTTCGCCGCCTCCATGCCGCACTGTCGAAGGACGAGACGGACAATCCTGAAGAGCTGCGTGTGGAACTGGCCACCGTCACCGTCAAGAAGATCACGCCGGTCGGCGACGCGGATCCGGGTCTGTTGCAGACACTCACCGACTGGCGCCGCGACGAGGCTCGATCCAGAAACGTCCCTGCCTACTGCGTCTTTCCGAATCAGGCCCTGAATGGCCTGGCCGTTGCACGCCCCGAAACCCCGGCAGCCCTCGGACAGATCAAGGGACTGGGGGCCAAACGAATTGAGCGCTACGGCACGAGGCTCCTGGAAATCATATCCGGCGTGCCACGCGATGCAATGCGGCATCGACCAGACGCCGAGTGA
- a CDS encoding heavy metal translocating P-type ATPase encodes MLSARQVDHSDPTLCTHCGLDVPRNRRSESNDVEFCCSGCELVYTAIHRHGLERFYEHARVSGDTRIAARVDGGAFATWDDDSFVARESQELPDGSRRIELYVEGVHCSACLWLIERLPEVLPGVLEARLDFRRHVAVVVWRPGQLGLARIARTLDSLGYTPHVYRGAAVDEIRRQESRTHLIRIGVAAACAGNAMLIAFALYGGMFNGMAPEFETVFRFASLLLMLIALLGPGRVFLRGAAAAIRTRRAHMDLPVATALVAGTVWGGWNTFRSAGEIYFESLTAVIFLLLIGRYLQFRQQHNAQDAVALLYSLTPSAAWRLDPHGNPEQVAVESLRVNQVVRLGPGDAVPVDGVVESGRSQIDVSLLTGESLPASVDVGAKVHAGTVNMTGFLDVRVLRTGHETRVGQLMQMVETFARDRPSVVRLADRVAEYFVVVVLSVAAATALLWAMSDVGVALEHAITLLIVTCPCALGLATPLAMQCAIGQAAHRGILVKGGDALEQLAGRGRVWLDKTGTLTRGRMEVADCEGDRQACALAAIVERGVSHPIATALVDRFVEPDDERHVTQRVLTPGGGVHGTVAGQRVHVGSPSFVRHAVRETPLWAHQAQRRMLAAGLTPVWVAVDAAVAAVLGIGDVVRPEAIRSLDLLRAAGFKIGILSGDHPEIVARVAAEVGVPAKNARGGLGPEEKARIVRQNVENGESVVMVGDGVNDAAALAAASVGVAVRGGAEASLAASDVFLTSPGLAPLVRLIDGSRRTMTALRTNVIVSLLYNLIAAGLAVTGVIDPRIAAILMPISSLTVVGLSYRRMYFEATTCP; translated from the coding sequence ATGTTGTCAGCACGACAGGTAGATCACTCGGACCCGACGCTCTGCACCCACTGCGGCCTCGACGTCCCACGGAACCGACGATCCGAGTCGAATGACGTGGAGTTCTGTTGCTCCGGCTGCGAGCTTGTCTACACGGCGATCCATCGCCATGGGTTAGAGCGATTCTACGAACATGCTCGAGTGTCCGGTGACACACGGATTGCCGCCAGGGTCGACGGCGGCGCATTTGCCACCTGGGACGACGATTCATTTGTCGCCCGCGAGAGTCAGGAGCTTCCCGACGGAAGCCGTCGAATCGAGCTGTACGTCGAGGGTGTCCACTGTTCTGCATGTCTCTGGCTTATCGAGCGTCTTCCTGAGGTGTTGCCGGGCGTCCTCGAGGCGCGGCTGGATTTCCGCCGACACGTGGCCGTTGTCGTGTGGCGACCGGGGCAGCTGGGGCTGGCAAGAATCGCCCGCACTCTCGATTCCCTGGGATACACACCCCACGTCTATCGCGGTGCCGCTGTCGACGAGATCCGACGACAGGAGAGTCGGACCCATCTAATACGCATCGGTGTTGCGGCGGCATGCGCCGGAAACGCGATGCTGATCGCGTTCGCACTCTATGGCGGGATGTTCAATGGCATGGCCCCGGAGTTCGAGACCGTCTTTCGATTCGCCAGCCTGCTGCTGATGTTGATCGCTCTGTTGGGCCCGGGCCGTGTTTTCCTCCGCGGCGCCGCAGCGGCGATTCGAACGCGGCGAGCCCACATGGACCTCCCGGTGGCCACCGCGCTTGTCGCGGGTACCGTCTGGGGTGGTTGGAATACGTTTCGCTCTGCGGGCGAGATCTACTTCGAATCGCTGACGGCCGTCATCTTTCTCTTGTTGATTGGACGCTATCTCCAGTTTCGCCAGCAACACAACGCCCAGGATGCGGTCGCGTTGCTCTACAGTCTGACGCCCTCCGCCGCATGGCGACTCGACCCACACGGCAACCCGGAACAGGTCGCCGTGGAGTCTCTGCGGGTAAATCAAGTCGTTCGCCTCGGACCGGGGGATGCGGTTCCGGTCGATGGCGTCGTGGAGTCCGGGCGCTCGCAGATCGACGTCTCCCTTCTCACGGGCGAATCGTTGCCCGCTTCGGTCGATGTAGGTGCGAAGGTTCACGCCGGCACGGTGAACATGACCGGGTTCCTGGATGTTCGGGTCCTGCGGACCGGACACGAGACGCGTGTCGGACAGCTGATGCAGATGGTCGAGACGTTCGCGCGGGATAGGCCCTCGGTGGTCCGCCTCGCCGATCGCGTGGCCGAGTATTTTGTCGTGGTCGTGTTGTCCGTTGCCGCCGCGACCGCTCTGCTCTGGGCGATGTCGGATGTCGGCGTGGCGCTCGAGCATGCGATCACCCTGCTGATCGTGACCTGCCCATGCGCCCTCGGGCTTGCGACACCCCTCGCCATGCAGTGCGCTATCGGCCAGGCCGCTCACCGGGGCATCCTCGTAAAGGGTGGGGATGCACTGGAGCAACTGGCGGGACGCGGGCGTGTATGGCTGGACAAGACCGGCACGCTGACCCGGGGCCGCATGGAAGTTGCCGACTGTGAGGGCGACCGCCAGGCGTGCGCGCTCGCCGCAATCGTCGAGCGGGGCGTCTCGCATCCGATCGCGACGGCCCTGGTCGACAGATTCGTAGAGCCCGACGACGAGCGGCATGTCACTCAGCGCGTCCTCACGCCCGGCGGCGGAGTTCACGGCACGGTCGCCGGCCAACGTGTTCATGTCGGCTCACCGTCGTTCGTGCGGCATGCCGTGCGCGAGACACCCCTCTGGGCGCATCAAGCGCAACGAAGGATGCTGGCCGCGGGGCTAACGCCGGTCTGGGTCGCCGTCGACGCGGCCGTCGCGGCTGTTCTCGGCATTGGCGATGTCGTCCGCCCCGAGGCCATCCGGTCCCTCGACCTGCTGCGCGCCGCCGGTTTCAAGATCGGCATTCTCTCCGGGGATCACCCGGAAATCGTTGCACGGGTGGCTGCAGAGGTCGGCGTCCCGGCGAAGAACGCGCGGGGCGGGCTGGGCCCGGAAGAGAAGGCCCGGATCGTGCGCCAGAACGTCGAGAACGGGGAATCCGTCGTCATGGTCGGAGACGGCGTCAATGACGCCGCGGCGTTGGCGGCCGCTTCTGTCGGGGTTGCGGTGCGTGGCGGTGCCGAGGCGAGCCTGGCGGCATCGGACGTGTTCCTGACCAGTCCTGGATTGGCGCCGCTGGTGCGACTGATCGATGGATCCCGTCGCACGATGACGGCGCTGCGCACCAACGTCATCGTGTCCTTGCTTTACAACCTGATCGCGGCGGGTCTCGCCGTTACCGGTGTGATCGATCCGAGGATTGCGGCTATCCTGATGCCGATCAGTTCGTTGACGGTGGTCGGTCTCTCCTACCGCCGGATGTACTTCGAGGCGACGACGTGTCCGTGA
- a CDS encoding D-alanine--D-alanine ligase, protein MRICLLTTQDLEVDPFPDDDWPCDPRPFLKDAHWEIETLHYKSAVEQVKKRISEEFDLYFNLCDGAADQEIPGIEVVQTLEEAGVAFVGSTSVFYEPTRERMKEVCGEQGISTPKHVFAENDADVTRAEETLRFPMFVKHPSSYASVDLSRASRVQSPAGLRRQTNKIMRRHNAALIEEFIEGTECTVLVVENADDAQNPFTYQPLQYRFPKGESFKHEKMKWVDYDRLNSFPVEDPDLEARLRDVSARFFVALEGASFGRCDIRVDAEGTPYMLEINANCGVYYPEADAGGADLCLLRDPEGHEGFTRRLVDAALHRVARRI, encoded by the coding sequence GTGAGAATCTGTCTCCTGACAACTCAGGATCTCGAGGTGGATCCGTTCCCGGATGACGACTGGCCGTGCGACCCCCGTCCATTTCTCAAAGACGCGCACTGGGAAATCGAGACGCTGCACTACAAGTCGGCGGTTGAGCAGGTCAAGAAACGGATCTCCGAGGAGTTCGACCTCTACTTCAATCTCTGCGACGGGGCTGCCGATCAGGAGATTCCCGGTATCGAGGTCGTCCAGACCCTCGAGGAGGCCGGCGTTGCCTTCGTCGGCTCTACGTCCGTGTTTTATGAACCGACTCGCGAGAGGATGAAAGAGGTCTGTGGCGAGCAAGGGATCTCGACACCGAAACACGTCTTCGCGGAGAACGACGCCGACGTGACACGCGCGGAAGAGACATTGCGGTTTCCGATGTTCGTCAAACATCCCAGTAGCTACGCAAGCGTCGATCTCAGTCGCGCATCGAGGGTTCAGTCACCGGCAGGGCTGCGACGCCAGACGAACAAGATCATGCGGCGACACAACGCGGCGTTGATCGAGGAGTTCATTGAGGGAACGGAGTGCACCGTCCTGGTCGTCGAGAATGCCGATGACGCTCAGAACCCGTTCACGTATCAGCCGCTCCAATATCGTTTTCCCAAAGGCGAGAGTTTCAAGCACGAAAAAATGAAATGGGTCGACTACGATCGGCTCAACTCGTTTCCCGTCGAGGATCCGGATCTGGAAGCACGGCTCCGGGACGTTTCAGCGCGGTTCTTCGTTGCACTCGAAGGCGCCAGCTTCGGTCGTTGCGACATCCGCGTCGACGCCGAGGGAACGCCCTACATGCTTGAGATCAATGCGAATTGCGGCGTCTACTATCCGGAGGCGGATGCAGGTGGCGCCGATCTCTGTCTGCTTCGCGATCCCGAGGGACACGAAGGGTTCACTCGGCGTCTGGTCGATGCCGCATTGCATCGCGTGGCACGCCGGATATGA
- the ccoS gene encoding cbb3-type cytochrome oxidase assembly protein CcoS, with translation MSVIYIVLPLALLVAAAAVGAFIWATRSGQMDDLDSPAIRVLHDDDTPTD, from the coding sequence GTGTCCGTGATCTACATCGTCCTGCCCCTGGCCCTACTGGTGGCGGCTGCCGCGGTAGGTGCATTCATCTGGGCGACCCGCTCCGGACAGATGGATGACCTGGACAGTCCTGCGATACGGGTCCTCCACGACGACGACACTCCTACTGATTGA
- a CDS encoding acyl-CoA dehydrogenase family protein, whose protein sequence is MGSPSDTKSAKRSSGPSASDFYDVRGLLSEDEQQIQDLVARFVDDRVLPIIADAFDQHRFPSELVGEIGEMGLLGCGLEGYGCAGLNQVSYGVVCQELERGDSGLRSFVSVQGSLCMWPIHTYGSEEQKQRWLPGMAEGKLIGCFGLTEPDGGSDPGTMRTHAKRDGDDWIIDGAKMWITNGSIADIAIVWAETEEGVRGFLVEKGTTGYTTRDIMKKYSLRASITSELFFDSVRVPDSNRLPGAQGLAAPLGCLTQARYGITWGAIGAAIACFEEAQEFASTRKVFGRTLAETQTIQRRLADMARRITLARLLSLQLGRLKDQGTMHHTQVSMAKWSNVRMALDVARDARDILGAGGISVEFGAIRHMLNLESVITYEGTETIHELIVGRQITGHHAF, encoded by the coding sequence ATGGGCAGTCCGAGCGACACCAAGAGTGCCAAGAGAAGTTCCGGCCCGTCGGCGAGTGACTTCTACGACGTTCGCGGCCTTCTCAGCGAAGACGAGCAGCAGATCCAGGACCTGGTGGCGCGTTTTGTCGACGATCGGGTGCTCCCGATCATCGCAGACGCCTTCGACCAACACCGCTTTCCGTCCGAGTTGGTTGGCGAGATCGGTGAGATGGGTCTGCTCGGTTGTGGCCTCGAAGGCTACGGCTGCGCCGGACTCAACCAGGTCAGCTACGGCGTGGTCTGTCAGGAACTGGAGCGCGGCGACAGCGGTCTTCGCAGCTTCGTCTCCGTTCAGGGCAGCCTCTGTATGTGGCCCATCCACACGTACGGTAGTGAGGAGCAGAAGCAACGTTGGCTGCCGGGAATGGCCGAAGGAAAACTGATCGGTTGTTTCGGTCTCACCGAGCCCGACGGCGGATCCGATCCCGGGACGATGCGCACGCACGCCAAACGGGATGGCGACGACTGGATCATCGACGGCGCGAAGATGTGGATCACCAACGGTAGCATCGCCGACATTGCGATCGTCTGGGCGGAGACCGAAGAGGGAGTCCGAGGATTCCTTGTCGAGAAGGGGACGACCGGCTACACGACGCGGGACATCATGAAAAAGTACTCGCTGCGCGCCTCGATCACTTCGGAGCTGTTCTTCGACTCTGTTCGCGTTCCCGATTCCAATCGTCTCCCCGGTGCACAAGGACTGGCGGCGCCGCTCGGTTGTCTCACACAGGCCCGTTACGGCATTACCTGGGGTGCCATCGGCGCGGCGATCGCGTGCTTCGAAGAGGCCCAGGAGTTCGCCAGTACACGCAAGGTGTTCGGCCGAACGTTAGCCGAGACCCAGACGATCCAGCGTCGATTGGCGGACATGGCCCGTCGCATCACTCTGGCTCGCCTGCTTTCTCTACAGCTCGGTCGCTTGAAGGATCAGGGCACGATGCACCACACCCAGGTGTCGATGGCGAAGTGGAGCAACGTGCGCATGGCACTGGACGTCGCGAGAGACGCACGGGACATCCTCGGTGCCGGCGGGATCAGTGTGGAGTTTGGTGCGATTCGACACATGCTCAACCTCGAAAGTGTAATCACATACGAGGGGACCGAGACGATTCACGAACTCATCGTCGGTCGGCAGATCACCGGTCACCACGCCTTCTGA
- a CDS encoding thioredoxin family protein, with product MLKQKPHAWAGLMLFIFLTGSPMLGQTEEEPKILGECQASQLGEAPYSEWYSDTYETYEPHAGTVKALAGGGFEDLDVTVFFGTWCGDSRREVPRLAKILDSVGFPAESRTLIAVDNTDEAIKRSPGGEERGLEVYRVPTVIIRRDGHEIARIVEHPVLSLERDLLAILNGDDYIANYGSYPQIREWLDDGLLSDPNVSPSGLANQLRSAVVSEGELAAVAAVLLSRGEGDAAVQLLRVNTRLFRDSASSYRRLANALLESEQPDEARIAARRALRLDPDAEETDRILEILEKLDD from the coding sequence ATGTTGAAGCAAAAACCCCATGCATGGGCCGGTCTCATGCTCTTCATCTTCCTGACCGGGTCACCCATGTTGGGGCAGACCGAGGAAGAACCGAAGATCCTCGGAGAGTGTCAGGCCTCCCAACTCGGCGAGGCTCCGTATTCCGAGTGGTACAGCGACACCTACGAGACCTACGAGCCCCACGCGGGGACGGTCAAGGCGCTCGCCGGCGGTGGGTTCGAGGACCTCGATGTCACCGTGTTCTTCGGTACATGGTGTGGCGACAGCCGGCGGGAGGTACCTCGGCTGGCCAAGATTCTGGACTCGGTGGGCTTCCCCGCAGAATCGCGAACACTCATCGCCGTCGACAACACCGACGAGGCGATCAAGCGTTCCCCGGGAGGCGAAGAGCGAGGCCTCGAGGTCTATCGCGTCCCGACCGTGATCATTCGGCGTGACGGCCACGAAATCGCTCGGATCGTCGAGCATCCGGTCCTATCGCTTGAACGGGATCTCCTGGCGATCCTGAACGGCGATGACTACATCGCAAACTACGGGTCGTACCCCCAGATTAGAGAGTGGCTGGACGACGGGTTGCTATCCGACCCCAACGTCAGCCCTTCGGGTCTTGCCAACCAGCTTCGGAGTGCGGTGGTGTCCGAGGGTGAGCTGGCCGCGGTCGCGGCCGTCCTGCTGTCCCGTGGCGAGGGTGACGCCGCGGTCCAGCTGCTGCGGGTCAACACGCGTCTGTTCCGGGATAGCGCCAGCAGCTACCGGCGCCTGGCCAACGCGCTGCTGGAGTCCGAGCAACCGGACGAGGCTCGAATCGCGGCCAGACGGGCCCTGCGGCTCGACCCCGACGCCGAGGAGACGGACCGGATCCTCGAGATCCTGGAGAAGCTCGACGACTAG
- a CDS encoding sel1 repeat family protein: protein MRYMILAVAVLVTLPLLAGTDEGLAAMKDRRYDDAFRELVPAAEGGDTRAQNGLGILYINGHGVEKDFETAFSWFERSARAGFHDAQFQVGIAYLNGIGVEQDYVQSLAWFLVAKNSGSETAGEGVGACQSAMKSKQIDRANKLAVTLTTEIAANKR, encoded by the coding sequence ATGCGCTACATGATCCTCGCGGTGGCGGTTCTCGTCACTCTTCCCCTCCTGGCCGGCACCGACGAAGGGCTGGCCGCCATGAAGGATCGTCGTTATGACGACGCTTTTCGTGAATTGGTACCTGCGGCCGAGGGTGGCGATACGAGAGCCCAGAACGGCCTCGGAATTCTCTATATCAACGGACACGGCGTGGAGAAGGATTTCGAGACGGCGTTTAGCTGGTTCGAGCGTTCCGCCCGTGCCGGTTTTCACGACGCCCAGTTTCAGGTCGGAATTGCGTACCTGAATGGGATCGGCGTCGAGCAGGACTACGTCCAGTCACTGGCCTGGTTCCTGGTGGCGAAGAACAGCGGTTCCGAGACCGCCGGCGAGGGTGTCGGTGCGTGCCAGTCCGCCATGAAATCAAAACAGATCGACCGCGCCAACAAGTTGGCCGTAACCCTGACGACGGAAATCGCTGCGAACAAGCGCTGA
- a CDS encoding PQQ-binding-like beta-propeller repeat protein, whose amino-acid sequence MMRLRIRLVLTIVVLLASLAIVAAGPPEEAFWDAARAGDLDKMKQLVTEGVDVNAPTRYQATALSFACDKGHLEVVKYLVENGADLNPKDSFYEFTPIGWASFNEHVEIIELLLEKGAEGADLVLSMGVRNNNSRMVAAALKVEGLDSAAVLQARQQVKSVDDSAEIAAMLEAVEIEVPETTAVAVAPELLASYVGNYNNEQIGLALEIRLEDGNLVAQATGQPSLGLTAVSDARFDATEVPNLSISFSGRGGLIESATVHQGGQDLPFPRVTETAEAPEAQETAPAAEELKTETAAAPEPIARGPQQNWPTFRGVQASGIADGQGAPTTWDVTSGENILWKTPIPGLANASPIVWGDQVFITTAISGANDDTFRTGLYGDVDSVDDESEHTFKLYALQRTTGKIEWERTVATRVPGAKRHLKSTQANSTPVTDGKRVCALFGTIGKLACYDMKGKSLWGADVGILDAGWFYDKTYQWGHASSPVIYKNLIIVQADVYKDSFIGAWNLKDGSPAWRTSRDELPTWGSPTIYRGKDRDELITNGTSIRGYDPASGKILWTLAPNSEVTVATPIIANDLFYVTAGYPPVRPIYAIRPGGNGDISLADEISSSDAIAWSHDSGGTYMPTPIAYDGHLYTCANDGRLTAYNATDGERVYRQRIGGGSFTASPIAADGKLYFTSEEGDIVVATAGSTYTELARNEMNEICMATPAISDGVMVVRTLGHVFGIGEASVDP is encoded by the coding sequence ATGATGCGTTTACGGATACGGCTGGTTCTCACGATCGTTGTCTTACTGGCTTCTCTCGCCATCGTCGCCGCCGGTCCTCCGGAAGAGGCTTTCTGGGATGCGGCCAGAGCGGGCGACCTCGATAAGATGAAGCAACTGGTCACCGAGGGCGTCGATGTCAACGCGCCAACCCGCTACCAGGCGACCGCCCTGTCCTTCGCCTGCGACAAAGGACACCTGGAGGTCGTTAAGTACCTGGTGGAGAACGGCGCCGACCTGAACCCCAAGGACAGCTTCTATGAATTCACCCCCATTGGGTGGGCTTCGTTCAACGAGCACGTCGAGATCATCGAATTGCTGCTGGAGAAGGGTGCGGAGGGCGCCGACCTGGTCCTCTCGATGGGTGTAAGGAACAACAACTCGCGGATGGTCGCCGCAGCCTTGAAGGTCGAGGGTCTCGATTCTGCCGCGGTCCTGCAAGCTCGCCAGCAGGTGAAGTCGGTGGACGACTCGGCCGAAATCGCGGCGATGCTGGAGGCGGTCGAGATCGAAGTCCCGGAGACAACCGCCGTTGCGGTCGCTCCCGAGCTGCTGGCCAGCTACGTCGGCAACTACAACAACGAACAGATCGGGCTTGCCCTGGAGATCCGCCTCGAGGACGGCAACCTCGTCGCGCAGGCGACCGGGCAACCGTCCTTGGGGCTAACCGCCGTCTCCGATGCCAGATTCGACGCGACGGAGGTGCCCAACCTCAGCATCTCGTTCAGCGGGCGAGGCGGACTCATCGAATCCGCCACCGTGCATCAGGGTGGACAGGATCTCCCCTTCCCCCGTGTGACCGAGACCGCCGAAGCCCCCGAGGCCCAGGAGACTGCACCCGCCGCCGAAGAGCTCAAGACCGAGACAGCTGCGGCTCCGGAACCCATCGCTCGCGGTCCACAACAGAACTGGCCGACCTTCCGAGGCGTCCAGGCCTCGGGCATCGCCGACGGCCAGGGGGCACCGACAACGTGGGATGTCACGTCGGGAGAGAACATCCTCTGGAAGACTCCGATCCCGGGTCTGGCCAACGCCAGCCCGATCGTCTGGGGCGATCAGGTCTTCATCACGACGGCGATCAGCGGTGCCAACGACGATACGTTCCGTACGGGACTCTACGGCGATGTCGATTCGGTGGACGATGAGTCGGAACACACGTTCAAACTCTACGCGTTGCAGCGAACGACCGGCAAGATCGAGTGGGAACGGACCGTCGCCACCCGGGTGCCCGGTGCCAAAAGACATCTCAAGTCGACCCAGGCCAATTCCACCCCCGTCACGGACGGGAAGCGGGTCTGCGCACTCTTCGGAACGATCGGAAAGCTGGCCTGCTACGACATGAAGGGCAAGTCGCTCTGGGGCGCAGACGTCGGAATCCTCGATGCCGGCTGGTTCTATGACAAGACCTACCAGTGGGGGCATGCCAGTTCGCCGGTCATCTACAAGAACCTCATCATCGTGCAGGCCGATGTCTACAAGGACTCGTTCATCGGCGCATGGAATCTCAAGGACGGCTCACCGGCGTGGCGCACATCGCGGGATGAACTTCCCACCTGGGGATCTCCGACGATCTACCGTGGGAAGGACCGCGATGAGTTGATTACGAACGGCACATCGATTCGAGGTTACGACCCCGCCAGCGGAAAGATCCTCTGGACTCTGGCACCCAACTCCGAGGTCACGGTCGCAACACCGATCATTGCCAACGACCTGTTCTATGTCACGGCCGGCTACCCGCCGGTTCGACCGATCTATGCGATTCGGCCGGGAGGTAACGGAGACATCTCGTTGGCGGACGAGATAAGTAGCAGCGACGCCATTGCATGGAGTCATGACAGTGGTGGCACCTACATGCCGACTCCGATCGCCTACGACGGGCATCTCTACACCTGCGCCAACGATGGTCGCCTCACGGCGTACAACGCCACCGATGGGGAACGCGTCTACCGCCAACGCATCGGTGGAGGCAGCTTCACCGCCTCGCCGATCGCCGCCGACGGCAAGCTCTATTTCACGTCGGAAGAGGGCGACATCGTCGTGGCAACTGCGGGCTCCACGTACACCGAACTGGCGCGCAACGAGATGAATGAAATATGCATGGCAACTCCGGCAATTTCCGACGGCGTGATGGTCGTCCGGACGTTGGGGCACGTTTTTGGGATCGGTGAAGCGTCGGTCGATCCGTAA